A single Danio rerio strain Tuebingen ecotype United States chromosome 17, GRCz12tu, whole genome shotgun sequence DNA region contains:
- the aftphb gene encoding uncharacterized protein aftphb isoform X1, with protein MEPDVVRLYSSSPPPLDETGEEEEEDEFGEFGGFDGGGVSSSFSLSELDTPTTYDQSNALEDSPPDLIIKCTQNIIVSENNGWTNEKERETESISSFGIAEKESSGILTNGMTSSDLQVELSDRSDQNSPSMGSDVQNSSTGDEHSLSNGYSESCSNSDLDQSLHNCLQSTHIEVNYGRDASIADVLDKSRITDKLPDSNNHSSCTEACELRDTEAGMEICGNSQFLSSCRDAQEVEGEQDQSENCFAADCLEESMDHVDKAEAETVSSVDADLISDMQLSGDTIEIHGSFANSEVGIDADVETSADPTADEDFCDFRDATQGFTDFSRTESMTQEGLPEFVTAMSRCSTDDDFGDTDTLKDFKEEDELAEEMAGEEGGFCSELPPSDSFADFSSAPFEGAAGGEDDGWAAFAPRESPKGDQDSWATFGEEQSTYAGKEEQDVETSSAPSREDIQSSTVDFSCKIQHLFKTAFPLDVHAEVSEVTEVLPLHKFLPAQDPQEQRDPSSSFFAQENALVMWRHLQDILGSHGLKFKWAGSHSNRILLNCLGIRNILFTGDKNQPLIVPMFAAGLGMLEPTKESQKSPASPALCPSAPLESGNILCTQVAPSLAISIDAQDEGISKLNLDYFGPVDECSSDSETDTPLPGVDPEIYELTTAKMENNTTGRNIADAFTKLMESIEKTKPTVRKPETDEEMSEEAAKVISLLPDLSFMKARVLMFPSILTPAANHT; from the exons ATGGAGCCTGATGTCGTCCGTCTGTACTCTTCCTCTCCACCACCTCTAGATGAGACTGgagaggaagaagaggaagatGAGTTTGGTGAGTTCGGGGGTTTTGACGGAGGAGGAGTGTCGTCCAGTTTTAGCTTGTCTGAGCTTGACACGCCCACAACATatgaccaatcaaatgcactGGAGGACTCCCCACCTGACCTGATCATCAAATGCACACAGAATATCATCGTTTCTGAAAACAATGGATGGACGAATGAGAAGGAGAGAGAAACTGAATCAATCAGCAGCTTTGGAATAGCTGAGAAGGAATCATCAGGGATTCTTACAAATGGTATGACATCCTCTGACCTACAGGTGGAGCTTTCAGATAGATCTGACCAGAACTCCCCCTCTATGGGCAGTGATGTCCAAAACAGCAGCACAGGTGATGAGCACAGTCTCAGTAATGGCTACAGTGAGTCTTGTTCAAATTCAGACCTGGACCAGTCTCTTCATAACTGCTTACAAAGCACACACATTGAGGTAAATTATGGACGGGATGCCAGTATAGCTGATGTTTTAGACAAAAGCCGCATAACAGACAAGCTGCCAGACTCTAACAATCACTCATCTTGTACTGAAGCATGTGAACTCAGAGACACAGAAGCAGGGATGGAGATATGTGGCAACTCCCAGTTTCTTTCTTCCTGTAGAGATGCACAAGAGGTTGAAGGTGAGCAGGATCAAAGCGAGAACTGTTTTGCCGCAGACTGTCTAGAGGAGTCTATGGACCATGTTGACAAAGCTGAAGCTGAAACTGTTTCCTCAGTGGATGCGGATCTAATCTCTGACATGCAGCTGAGTGGAGACACAATAGAAATTCATGGATCATTTGCAAACTCAGAGGTGGGAATAGATGCTGACGTTGAGACATCTGCAGACCCCACAGCTGACGAGGATTTCTGCGACTTCAGAGATGCAACTCAGGGTTTCACAGACTTCAGTCGGACTGAATCTATGACCCAGGAAGGGCTTCCTGAATTTGTGACGGCCATGTCCAGGTGCTCCACAGACGATGATTTTGGTGACACTGACACCCTAAAAGACTTCAAGGAGGAAGATGAGCTGGCTGAGGAAATGGCTGGTGAAGAAGGAGGCTTTTGCTCTGAGTTGCCTCCTAGTGACAGTTTTGCAGACTTTAGTTCAGCTCCATTTGAAGGTGCAGCAGGGGGAGAAGACGACGGTTGGGCTGCATTTGCTCCACGTGAAAGCCCAAAAGGGGATCAGGATTCATGGGCCACATTTGGAGAGGAACAGAGCACTTATGCCGGTAAAGAAGAACAAGATGTTGAGACTTCATCAGCGCCCTCTAGGGAAGACATCCAGAGTAGCACT GTTGATTTCAGCTGCAAAATACAGCATCTCTTCAAAACCGCCTTTCCTTTAGATGTCCATGCTGAGGTCAGCGAGGTTACTGAGGTCTTGCCTCTTCATAAATTCCTGCCGGCTCAGGATCCTCAGGAGCAAAGGGATCCAAGCAGCTCCTTTTTTGCACAGGA AAATGCGTTGGTCATGTGGCGCCACCTTCAGGACATTCTCGGCAGTCATGGCCTTAAGTTTAAGTGGGCAGGTTCCCATAGCAACAGAATTCTTCTGAATTGCCTAGGAATCAGGAATATT TTGTTCACTGGAGACAAGAACCAACCACTGATCGTGCCTATGTTTGCTGCCGGACTG GGAATGCTGGAACCCACCAAAGAGTCTCAAAAATCTCCAGCCTCCCCTGCACTTTGCCCTTCTGCTCCTCTGGAGAGTGGAAATATTCTATGCACTCAG GTGGCGCCCTCACTGGCCATTAGTATTGACG CTCAAGATGAAGGAATCTCCAAATTAAATTTGGACTATTTTGGACCTGTGGATGAATGTAGCTCAGATAGTGAAACTGACACTCCACTACCAG GTGTTGATCCAGAGATATATGAACTGACTACAGCTAAAATGGAGAACAACACCACTGGTCGCAACATTGCAGATGCATTTACAAAACTTATGGAGTCTATAGAGAAAACCAAACCAACAGTCAG GAAACCAGAAACAGATGAAGAGATGAGCGAAGAAGCAGCAAAGGTCATCTCACTTCTCCCTGACCTGTCTTTCATGAAGGCCAGGGTTTTAATGTTCCCCTCCATTTTAacgccagcagccaatcacacaTAA
- the aftphb gene encoding uncharacterized protein aftphb isoform X2: MEPDVVRLYSSSPPPLDETGEEEEEDEFGEFGGFDGGGVSSSFSLSELDTPTTYDQSNALEDSPPDLIIKCTQNIIVSENNGWTNEKERETESISSFGIAEKESSGILTNGMTSSDLQVELSDRSDQNSPSMGSDVQNSSTGDEHSLSNGYSESCSNSDLDQSLHNCLQSTHIEVNYGRDASIADVLDKSRITDKLPDSNNHSSCTEACELRDTEAGMEICGNSQFLSSCRDAQEVEGEQDQSENCFAADCLEESMDHVDKAEAETVSSVDADLISDMQLSGDTIEIHGSFANSEVGIDADVETSADPTADEDFCDFRDATQGFTDFSRTESMTQEGLPEFVTAMSRCSTDDDFGDTDTLKDFKEEDELAEEMAGEEGGFCSELPPSDSFADFSSAPFEGAAGGEDDGWAAFAPRESPKGDQDSWATFGEEQSTYAGKEEQDVETSSAPSREDIQSSTVDFSCKIQHLFKTAFPLDVHAEVSEVTEVLPLHKFLPAQDPQEQRDPSSSFFAQENALVMWRHLQDILGSHGLKFKWAGSHSNRILLNCLGIRNILFTGDKNQPLIVPMFAAGLGMLEPTKESQKSPASPALCPSAPLESGNILCTQVAPSLAISIDGVDPEIYELTTAKMENNTTGRNIADAFTKLMESIEKTKPTVRKPETDEEMSEEAAKVISLLPDLSFMKARVLMFPSILTPAANHT; the protein is encoded by the exons ATGGAGCCTGATGTCGTCCGTCTGTACTCTTCCTCTCCACCACCTCTAGATGAGACTGgagaggaagaagaggaagatGAGTTTGGTGAGTTCGGGGGTTTTGACGGAGGAGGAGTGTCGTCCAGTTTTAGCTTGTCTGAGCTTGACACGCCCACAACATatgaccaatcaaatgcactGGAGGACTCCCCACCTGACCTGATCATCAAATGCACACAGAATATCATCGTTTCTGAAAACAATGGATGGACGAATGAGAAGGAGAGAGAAACTGAATCAATCAGCAGCTTTGGAATAGCTGAGAAGGAATCATCAGGGATTCTTACAAATGGTATGACATCCTCTGACCTACAGGTGGAGCTTTCAGATAGATCTGACCAGAACTCCCCCTCTATGGGCAGTGATGTCCAAAACAGCAGCACAGGTGATGAGCACAGTCTCAGTAATGGCTACAGTGAGTCTTGTTCAAATTCAGACCTGGACCAGTCTCTTCATAACTGCTTACAAAGCACACACATTGAGGTAAATTATGGACGGGATGCCAGTATAGCTGATGTTTTAGACAAAAGCCGCATAACAGACAAGCTGCCAGACTCTAACAATCACTCATCTTGTACTGAAGCATGTGAACTCAGAGACACAGAAGCAGGGATGGAGATATGTGGCAACTCCCAGTTTCTTTCTTCCTGTAGAGATGCACAAGAGGTTGAAGGTGAGCAGGATCAAAGCGAGAACTGTTTTGCCGCAGACTGTCTAGAGGAGTCTATGGACCATGTTGACAAAGCTGAAGCTGAAACTGTTTCCTCAGTGGATGCGGATCTAATCTCTGACATGCAGCTGAGTGGAGACACAATAGAAATTCATGGATCATTTGCAAACTCAGAGGTGGGAATAGATGCTGACGTTGAGACATCTGCAGACCCCACAGCTGACGAGGATTTCTGCGACTTCAGAGATGCAACTCAGGGTTTCACAGACTTCAGTCGGACTGAATCTATGACCCAGGAAGGGCTTCCTGAATTTGTGACGGCCATGTCCAGGTGCTCCACAGACGATGATTTTGGTGACACTGACACCCTAAAAGACTTCAAGGAGGAAGATGAGCTGGCTGAGGAAATGGCTGGTGAAGAAGGAGGCTTTTGCTCTGAGTTGCCTCCTAGTGACAGTTTTGCAGACTTTAGTTCAGCTCCATTTGAAGGTGCAGCAGGGGGAGAAGACGACGGTTGGGCTGCATTTGCTCCACGTGAAAGCCCAAAAGGGGATCAGGATTCATGGGCCACATTTGGAGAGGAACAGAGCACTTATGCCGGTAAAGAAGAACAAGATGTTGAGACTTCATCAGCGCCCTCTAGGGAAGACATCCAGAGTAGCACT GTTGATTTCAGCTGCAAAATACAGCATCTCTTCAAAACCGCCTTTCCTTTAGATGTCCATGCTGAGGTCAGCGAGGTTACTGAGGTCTTGCCTCTTCATAAATTCCTGCCGGCTCAGGATCCTCAGGAGCAAAGGGATCCAAGCAGCTCCTTTTTTGCACAGGA AAATGCGTTGGTCATGTGGCGCCACCTTCAGGACATTCTCGGCAGTCATGGCCTTAAGTTTAAGTGGGCAGGTTCCCATAGCAACAGAATTCTTCTGAATTGCCTAGGAATCAGGAATATT TTGTTCACTGGAGACAAGAACCAACCACTGATCGTGCCTATGTTTGCTGCCGGACTG GGAATGCTGGAACCCACCAAAGAGTCTCAAAAATCTCCAGCCTCCCCTGCACTTTGCCCTTCTGCTCCTCTGGAGAGTGGAAATATTCTATGCACTCAG GTGGCGCCCTCACTGGCCATTAGTATTGACG GTGTTGATCCAGAGATATATGAACTGACTACAGCTAAAATGGAGAACAACACCACTGGTCGCAACATTGCAGATGCATTTACAAAACTTATGGAGTCTATAGAGAAAACCAAACCAACAGTCAG GAAACCAGAAACAGATGAAGAGATGAGCGAAGAAGCAGCAAAGGTCATCTCACTTCTCCCTGACCTGTCTTTCATGAAGGCCAGGGTTTTAATGTTCCCCTCCATTTTAacgccagcagccaatcacacaTAA